From the genome of Amycolatopsis sp. NBC_01488, one region includes:
- the smc gene encoding chromosome segregation protein SMC, translating into MHLKSLTLKGFKSFASATTLRFEPGITCVVGPNGSGKSNVLDALRWVMGTQGAKDLRGGKMEDVIFAGTAGRAPLGRAEVTLTIDNADGALPIEYAEVSITRRMFRDGASEYEINGDRCRLMDVQELLSDSGIGREMHVIVGQGQLSAILESKPEERRAFIEEAAGVLKHRKRKEQTLRKLANMQGNLDRLGDLTTELRRQLKPLGKQAEIARKAQSVQSELRDSRLRLLADDLVTQRDTIARDEADEKTARQRRAEVEQHLEIVCAEEAELESSLAEDAPLLQTAQETWYKLSALAERLRGTVRLAIERQRHLSADVSTSTGGRDPEELLEEAERVAEQEEELNEAVMEARELLAQTVLRREDLEQRVQAAERAHWAAVRAIADRREGMAKLTGQVEALRSKNGATSDEIDRLSVSLEEAAERAEIAVEELETAKAEGGAEESDDAGLMDRHDRAVEANNAAKARVEELVKAERAAEREIASEKARVEALSMGLRRKDGAGALLGASHELPGLLGSVAALLTVEPGYEVALAAALGPVADAVAVTGGEDALRALKYLKETDSGRAGILLGGPESTVDTYSWPSLPEGARWAREVVTAPAQLRPAVEQALDKLALVRDLEAARHLVAVHPDVRAVTAEGDVFGARWAIGGSGKRESVIEVQAAVDEAGARLRTAERQLEQYAAELEGARAEQQARREEVSQAKDALGDAKVRKARSSERLSRLQQAARQAQAEVERFSGQRAKVEQSRVQALAQLAELEERLAAVAEQPVEDDPDTAERDQAVEELAVVRQEEMEARLAQRTAEERARSIAGRAEGLRRAAHAEQQARERAERAATARKRGAEIANAVVNGGEIALERIEHSVQRAATERDQVQARRQTREQALTGVRAKVRELTGELEKLTDAVHRDEVLRAEQRLRLETLEAKIAEDFGIGLTDLVQEYGPDVPVPPSAGEMAEYEAAKDRGEDVTPPPPMPYDRDTQARRAKRAEKDLSLLGKVNPLALEEFAALEERYKFLSTQLEDLKDTRKDLEAVIKQVDEKILEVFAGAYADVAREFETVFSVLFPGGEGRMVLTEPDDLLATGVDVEARPPGKKVKRLSLLSGGEKSLVAVGMLVAIFRARPSPFYVMDEVEAALDDTNMRRLIGLLEQLRDSSQLIIITHQKPTMEIADALYGVSMQGDGITKVISQRLRTAEDEPVPAG; encoded by the coding sequence GTGCACCTGAAAAGCCTGACGCTCAAGGGCTTCAAGTCCTTCGCCTCGGCCACCACGCTGCGCTTCGAGCCCGGCATCACCTGCGTGGTCGGGCCGAACGGCTCGGGCAAGTCCAACGTGCTGGACGCGCTGCGCTGGGTCATGGGCACCCAGGGCGCCAAGGACCTGCGCGGCGGCAAGATGGAGGACGTCATCTTCGCCGGCACCGCGGGCCGCGCCCCGCTCGGCCGCGCCGAGGTCACGCTCACCATCGACAACGCCGACGGCGCGCTCCCCATCGAGTACGCCGAAGTGTCGATCACCCGCCGGATGTTCCGCGACGGCGCCAGCGAGTACGAGATCAACGGCGACCGCTGCCGCCTGATGGACGTCCAGGAGCTGCTCTCGGACTCCGGCATCGGCCGCGAGATGCACGTCATCGTCGGGCAGGGCCAGCTTTCGGCGATCCTCGAATCCAAGCCCGAAGAGCGCCGCGCCTTCATTGAAGAAGCCGCCGGCGTCCTCAAGCACCGCAAGCGCAAGGAACAGACCCTGCGCAAGCTGGCCAACATGCAGGGCAACCTCGACCGCCTCGGCGACCTCACCACCGAGTTGCGCCGCCAGCTCAAGCCGCTGGGCAAGCAGGCCGAGATCGCCCGCAAGGCCCAGTCGGTGCAGTCCGAGCTGCGCGACTCCCGCCTGCGCCTGCTCGCCGACGACCTGGTCACCCAGCGGGACACCATCGCGCGCGACGAGGCCGACGAGAAGACGGCCCGCCAGCGCCGCGCCGAGGTCGAGCAGCACCTCGAGATCGTCTGCGCCGAAGAAGCCGAGCTGGAGTCCTCGCTCGCGGAGGACGCGCCGCTGCTGCAAACCGCCCAGGAGACCTGGTACAAGCTCTCTGCGCTGGCCGAGCGCCTGCGCGGCACCGTCCGCCTCGCCATCGAGCGGCAGCGCCACCTCTCGGCCGACGTCTCGACGTCGACCGGCGGCCGCGACCCGGAAGAGCTGCTCGAAGAGGCCGAACGCGTCGCCGAGCAGGAGGAAGAGCTCAACGAGGCCGTCATGGAGGCCCGGGAGCTGCTCGCCCAGACCGTGCTGCGGCGCGAAGACCTCGAGCAGCGCGTCCAGGCCGCCGAGCGCGCGCACTGGGCCGCCGTCCGCGCCATCGCCGACCGCCGTGAGGGCATGGCCAAGCTGACCGGCCAGGTGGAGGCGCTACGCAGCAAGAACGGCGCCACCTCCGACGAGATCGACCGCCTCAGCGTCTCCCTCGAAGAGGCCGCCGAACGCGCCGAGATCGCCGTCGAAGAGCTGGAGACGGCCAAGGCCGAGGGCGGCGCGGAGGAATCCGACGACGCCGGCCTGATGGACCGCCACGACCGCGCGGTCGAGGCCAACAACGCGGCCAAGGCGCGCGTCGAAGAGCTGGTCAAGGCCGAACGCGCCGCCGAGCGCGAGATCGCGTCGGAGAAGGCGCGCGTCGAGGCGCTGTCCATGGGCCTGCGGCGCAAGGACGGCGCGGGCGCGCTGCTCGGCGCGTCCCACGAGCTGCCGGGCCTGCTCGGCTCGGTCGCCGCGCTGCTCACCGTCGAGCCGGGGTACGAGGTCGCGCTGGCCGCGGCGCTCGGCCCGGTGGCCGACGCGGTCGCCGTCACCGGCGGCGAAGACGCCCTGCGCGCGCTGAAGTACTTGAAGGAAACGGACTCCGGCCGCGCGGGCATCCTGCTGGGCGGCCCGGAGTCCACTGTGGACACCTACTCGTGGCCCTCGCTGCCCGAAGGCGCGCGCTGGGCGCGTGAGGTCGTCACGGCGCCCGCGCAGCTGCGGCCCGCCGTCGAGCAGGCCCTCGACAAGCTGGCCCTGGTCCGCGACCTGGAGGCCGCGCGCCACCTCGTCGCAGTGCACCCGGACGTCCGCGCGGTCACGGCCGAAGGTGACGTCTTCGGCGCCCGCTGGGCGATCGGCGGCTCCGGCAAGCGCGAGAGTGTCATCGAGGTCCAGGCCGCCGTCGACGAGGCCGGGGCGCGGCTGCGGACGGCCGAACGCCAGCTGGAGCAGTACGCGGCCGAGCTGGAAGGCGCCCGCGCCGAGCAGCAAGCGCGGCGCGAAGAGGTTTCGCAGGCCAAGGACGCGCTCGGCGACGCCAAGGTCCGCAAGGCCCGCTCGTCGGAGCGGCTCAGCCGGCTGCAGCAGGCGGCTCGCCAGGCGCAGGCCGAGGTCGAACGCTTCAGTGGGCAACGCGCGAAGGTCGAGCAGAGCCGCGTCCAGGCTCTGGCCCAGCTCGCCGAGCTGGAGGAGCGGCTCGCCGCCGTCGCCGAACAGCCCGTCGAGGACGACCCGGACACGGCCGAGCGCGACCAGGCCGTCGAAGAGCTGGCCGTCGTGCGGCAGGAGGAGATGGAGGCGCGGCTCGCCCAGCGCACCGCCGAAGAGCGGGCGCGCAGCATCGCGGGCAGGGCCGAAGGGCTCCGCCGCGCCGCGCACGCCGAGCAGCAGGCCCGCGAGCGCGCCGAGCGGGCTGCCACGGCCCGCAAGCGGGGCGCCGAGATCGCCAACGCCGTCGTCAACGGCGGCGAGATCGCGCTGGAACGCATCGAACACTCCGTCCAGCGCGCCGCCACCGAACGCGACCAGGTCCAGGCCCGCCGCCAGACCCGCGAGCAGGCGCTGACCGGCGTCCGCGCCAAGGTCCGCGAGCTGACCGGCGAGCTGGAGAAGCTGACCGACGCCGTCCACCGCGACGAGGTGCTCCGCGCCGAGCAGCGGCTGCGGCTGGAGACCCTCGAAGCGAAGATCGCCGAGGACTTCGGCATCGGCCTCACGGACTTGGTGCAGGAGTACGGCCCGGACGTCCCGGTCCCGCCCAGCGCGGGCGAGATGGCCGAGTACGAGGCGGCCAAGGACCGCGGCGAGGACGTCACCCCGCCGCCGCCGATGCCCTACGACCGCGACACCCAGGCCCGCCGCGCCAAGCGCGCCGAGAAGGACCTTTCCCTGCTGGGCAAGGTGAACCCGCTCGCGCTGGAGGAGTTCGCGGCGCTGGAGGAGCGGTACAAGTTCCTCTCGACGCAGCTCGAGGACCTCAAGGACACCCGCAAGGACCTCGAAGCCGTCATCAAGCAGGTCGACGAGAAGATCCTCGAGGTCTTCGCCGGCGCGTACGCGGACGTGGCCCGCGAGTTCGAGACGGTGTTCAGCGTGCTGTTCCCCGGCGGCGAGGGCCGGATGGTCCTCACCGAGCCGGACGACCTGCTGGCCACCGGCGTCGACGTCGAAGCGCGCCCGCCGGGCAAGAAGGTCAAGCGGCTGTCGCTGCTCTCGGGTGGCGAGAAGTCACTGGTCGCGGTGGGCATGCTGGTCGCGATCTTCCGCGCCCGGCCGTCACCCTTCTACGTGATGGACGAGGTCGAGGCGGCGCTCGACGACACCAACATGCGCCGGCTGATCGGGCTGCTGGAGCAGCTGCGCGATTCGTCGCAGCTGATCATCATCACCCACCAGAAGCCGACCATGGAGATCGCCGACGCGCTCTACGGCGTGAGCATGCAGGGCGACGGCATCACGAAGGTGATCTCGCAGCGCCTGCGCACGGCCGAGGACGAGCCGGTCCCGGCCGGCTGA
- a CDS encoding acylphosphatase, which yields MSEEQTNTRLTAWVRGRVQGVGFRWWTRSRALELGLVGSARNMPDGRVEVIAEGDRDHCERLLTALRSGESPGSVENVVERWSDPKGGLSGFLER from the coding sequence GTGAGTGAGGAACAAACGAACACGCGGTTGACGGCGTGGGTCCGCGGGCGGGTCCAGGGTGTCGGTTTCCGCTGGTGGACCCGGAGCCGGGCGCTCGAGCTCGGACTGGTGGGCAGTGCCCGCAACATGCCGGACGGGCGTGTCGAGGTCATAGCGGAGGGTGATCGAGACCACTGTGAGCGGTTGCTGACCGCCCTGCGGTCCGGAGAATCACCCGGAAGTGTGGAGAACGTCGTCGAGCGCTGGTCTGACCCGAAAGGGGGACTCAGTGGCTTCCTCGAACGCTGA